One Solea solea chromosome 5, fSolSol10.1, whole genome shotgun sequence genomic window carries:
- the LOC131459132 gene encoding tripartite motif-containing protein 16-like isoform X1: MNAVYLVSLLDELCCFSGYFVSTFVSTFVSTFVSTFVGTFVGTLDKGLKRLQVFSSCVYLETTSHVLDIMSWSMNLICLLVLTRPLSGGEMAQRGNQLDRGRFCCSVCLDLLKDPVTILCGHSYCMKCIKDHWDSEEHKRIYSCPQCREAFALRPILMKNIMLVDLVEELKKTGLHAAPADHCYAGAEGVACDVCTGRKLKALKSCLVCLASYCEEHLQPHHQSPAFKKHKLVEPSKNVQENICPRHNEMMDMFCRTDLHCICSLCSVDEHKDHDTVSAAAERTHKQRELDLSREEVQQRLRDRDRDVKVLQQERKTLSLSADQAVKDTDNIVEMLRLLGKRSAEVKLQIRCRHDTEVRRVTGAEVKLRQEITELKKREAELKQLSLTHDHNQFLLNYHSLSALSPSTHSSTINVRPLRHFEDVTAAVAKVRGQLQDVVTETWTDISLALTEVSLTEPEPKTRAEFLRYSQEITLDPNTAHARLLLSEGNRKVRFMKKAQSYPHHTHRFTDVYQVLSKESLTGRCYWEVEWTGGAVYVAVTYKDITRSHSGLDESRFGNNDKSWALFCNQNWCQFGHNCFWTDLSGGLFSRVGVYLDHRAGLLSFYRVSDTMTLLHRVQTMFTEPLCAGVSFYAYSPGVTAELCKLK, from the exons ATGAATGCTGTATATTTGGTGTCACTGTTAGATGAACTATGTTGTTTCAGTGGTTATTTTGTTAGCACTTTTGTTAGCACTTTTGTTAGCACTTTTGTTAGCACTTTTGTTGGCACTTTTGTTGGCACTTTGGACAAAGGTTTGAAACGTTTGCAAGTCTTCAGCTCATGCGTTTATTTAGAAACAACGAGCCATGTGCTAGATATTATGAGCTGGAGCAT GAATCTCATCTGTTTATTGGTGCTCACAAGGCCGTTATCAGGAGGTGAAATGGCGCAGCGAGGAAATCAGCTGGACCGAGGCAGATTCTGCTGTTCCGTCTGTCTGGATCTACTGAAGGATCCGGTGACTATTCTCTGTGGACACAGCTACTGTATGAAGTGTATTAAAGACCACTGGGACTCAGAGGAGCATAAGAGGATctacagctgccctcagtgtaGAGAGGCCTTCGCACTGAGGCCTATACTGATGAAAAACATCATGTTAGTAGAtttagtggaggagctgaagaagactggactccacgctgctcctgctgatcactgctatgctggagctgaaggtgtggcctgtgatgtctgcactggcaggaaactgaaagctctcaagtcctgtttggtttgtttggcctcttactgtgaggaacatctccagcctcatcATCAATCACCTGCATTTAAGAAGCACAAGCTGGTGGAGCCGTCCAAGAACGTCCAGGAGAACATCTGCCCTCGTCACAATGAGATGATGGACATGTTCTGCCGCACTGATCTGCACTGCATctgttctctctgctctgtggacgaACATAAAGACCACGACAcagtctcagctgcagcagagaggacgcacaagcagagagagctggatcTGAGTCGAGAAGAAGTCCAGCAGAGActcagggacagagacagagacgtgaaGGTGCTTCAACAGGAGAGGAAGACTCTCAGTCTGTCTGCTGATCAAGCCGTGAAGGACACGGACAATATCGTTGAGATGTTACGTCTCCTGGGTAAGAGAAGCGCTGAAGTGAAGCTGCAGATCAGATGTAGGCACGACACCGAGGTGAGACGAGTCACAGGTGCTGAGGTGAAGCTTCGGCAGGAGatcactgagctgaagaagagagaagctgaactgaagcagctctcactcacacacgaccACAACCAGTTTCTCCTCAACTACCACTCACTGTCGGCACTCAGTCCGTCCACACACTCGTCCACCATCAACGTCCGTCCTCTGAGACACTTTGAGGACGTGACGGCGGCTGtggcaaaggtcagaggtcaactgcAGGACGTCGTGACCGAGACGTGGACAGACATCTCACTGGCTCTGACTGAGGTTtcactgacagaaccagaaccaaagaccagagctgaattcctcagatattcacaggaaatcacactggatccaaacacagcaCACGCACGTCTGTTATTAtctgagggaaacagaaaagtgagaTTTATGAAGAAAGCTCAGTCTTatcctcatcacacacacagattcactgATGTTTATCAGGTCCTGAGCAAAGAGAGTCTGACTGGAcgttgttactgggaggtggagTGGACAGGAGGAGCAGTTTATGTAGCAGTGACGTACAAGGACATCACAAGATCACATTCAGGTTTAGATGAAAGTAGATTTGGAAACAATGACAAATCTTGGGCTTTATTTTGTAACCAAAACTGGTGTCAGTTTGGTCACAACTGCTTCTGGACGGACCTCTCAGGTGGTTTGTTCTCCAGAGTGGGAGTTTACCTGGACCACAGAGCAGGTCTTCTTTCCTTCTACAGAGtctctgacaccatgactctgctccacagagtccagaccatGTTCACTGAGCCTCTCTGTGCTGGAGTTAGTTTTTATGCGTATTCACCTGGAGTCACAGCTGAGTTGTGTAAACTCAAATAA
- the LOC131459132 gene encoding tripartite motif-containing protein 16-like isoform X2 — MAQRGNQLDRGRFCCSVCLDLLKDPVTILCGHSYCMKCIKDHWDSEEHKRIYSCPQCREAFALRPILMKNIMLVDLVEELKKTGLHAAPADHCYAGAEGVACDVCTGRKLKALKSCLVCLASYCEEHLQPHHQSPAFKKHKLVEPSKNVQENICPRHNEMMDMFCRTDLHCICSLCSVDEHKDHDTVSAAAERTHKQRELDLSREEVQQRLRDRDRDVKVLQQERKTLSLSADQAVKDTDNIVEMLRLLGKRSAEVKLQIRCRHDTEVRRVTGAEVKLRQEITELKKREAELKQLSLTHDHNQFLLNYHSLSALSPSTHSSTINVRPLRHFEDVTAAVAKVRGQLQDVVTETWTDISLALTEVSLTEPEPKTRAEFLRYSQEITLDPNTAHARLLLSEGNRKVRFMKKAQSYPHHTHRFTDVYQVLSKESLTGRCYWEVEWTGGAVYVAVTYKDITRSHSGLDESRFGNNDKSWALFCNQNWCQFGHNCFWTDLSGGLFSRVGVYLDHRAGLLSFYRVSDTMTLLHRVQTMFTEPLCAGVSFYAYSPGVTAELCKLK, encoded by the coding sequence ATGGCGCAGCGAGGAAATCAGCTGGACCGAGGCAGATTCTGCTGTTCCGTCTGTCTGGATCTACTGAAGGATCCGGTGACTATTCTCTGTGGACACAGCTACTGTATGAAGTGTATTAAAGACCACTGGGACTCAGAGGAGCATAAGAGGATctacagctgccctcagtgtaGAGAGGCCTTCGCACTGAGGCCTATACTGATGAAAAACATCATGTTAGTAGAtttagtggaggagctgaagaagactggactccacgctgctcctgctgatcactgctatgctggagctgaaggtgtggcctgtgatgtctgcactggcaggaaactgaaagctctcaagtcctgtttggtttgtttggcctcttactgtgaggaacatctccagcctcatcATCAATCACCTGCATTTAAGAAGCACAAGCTGGTGGAGCCGTCCAAGAACGTCCAGGAGAACATCTGCCCTCGTCACAATGAGATGATGGACATGTTCTGCCGCACTGATCTGCACTGCATctgttctctctgctctgtggacgaACATAAAGACCACGACAcagtctcagctgcagcagagaggacgcacaagcagagagagctggatcTGAGTCGAGAAGAAGTCCAGCAGAGActcagggacagagacagagacgtgaaGGTGCTTCAACAGGAGAGGAAGACTCTCAGTCTGTCTGCTGATCAAGCCGTGAAGGACACGGACAATATCGTTGAGATGTTACGTCTCCTGGGTAAGAGAAGCGCTGAAGTGAAGCTGCAGATCAGATGTAGGCACGACACCGAGGTGAGACGAGTCACAGGTGCTGAGGTGAAGCTTCGGCAGGAGatcactgagctgaagaagagagaagctgaactgaagcagctctcactcacacacgaccACAACCAGTTTCTCCTCAACTACCACTCACTGTCGGCACTCAGTCCGTCCACACACTCGTCCACCATCAACGTCCGTCCTCTGAGACACTTTGAGGACGTGACGGCGGCTGtggcaaaggtcagaggtcaactgcAGGACGTCGTGACCGAGACGTGGACAGACATCTCACTGGCTCTGACTGAGGTTtcactgacagaaccagaaccaaagaccagagctgaattcctcagatattcacaggaaatcacactggatccaaacacagcaCACGCACGTCTGTTATTAtctgagggaaacagaaaagtgagaTTTATGAAGAAAGCTCAGTCTTatcctcatcacacacacagattcactgATGTTTATCAGGTCCTGAGCAAAGAGAGTCTGACTGGAcgttgttactgggaggtggagTGGACAGGAGGAGCAGTTTATGTAGCAGTGACGTACAAGGACATCACAAGATCACATTCAGGTTTAGATGAAAGTAGATTTGGAAACAATGACAAATCTTGGGCTTTATTTTGTAACCAAAACTGGTGTCAGTTTGGTCACAACTGCTTCTGGACGGACCTCTCAGGTGGTTTGTTCTCCAGAGTGGGAGTTTACCTGGACCACAGAGCAGGTCTTCTTTCCTTCTACAGAGtctctgacaccatgactctgctccacagagtccagaccatGTTCACTGAGCCTCTCTGTGCTGGAGTTAGTTTTTATGCGTATTCACCTGGAGTCACAGCTGAGTTGTGTAAACTCAAATAA
- the celf1 gene encoding CUGBP Elav-like family member 1 isoform X1 → MDSLDPETLYVSPEHTGQPTLPLQTVEVSSVALVGGKKMNGSLDHPDQPDVDAIKMFVGQIPRSWSEEQLRELFEPFGAVYEINVLRDRSQNPPQSKGCCFITYYTRKSALEAQNALHNMKILPGMHHPVQMKPADSEKNNAVEDRKLFVGMISKKCNENDIRLMFSPYGQIEECRILRGPDGLSRGCAFVTFTARQMAQSAIKSLHQSQTMEGCSSPVVVKFADTQKDKEQKRMAQQLQQQIQQLSAASMWGNLTGLNSLGPQYLALYLQLLQQSTSTGNALNNLHPVSGLNAIQNLAALAAAATASQATPTGSSAMTTSSSPLSALTSSGSSPTSSSNSSVNPISSLGALQSLAAGAGAGLNMSSLAGMAALNGSLGSGGLSNCSGNTMEALSQAYSGIQQYAAAAAIPSLYSQSLLPQQSVSAAGSQKEASNSHSTGPEGANLFIYHLPQEFGDQDLLQMFMPFGNVVSAKVFIDKQTNLSKCFGFVSYDNPVSSQAAIQSMNGFQIGMKRLKVQLKRSKNDSKPY, encoded by the exons ATGGATAGCCTGGACCCTGAAACCCTCTATGTGTCTCCAGAGCACACTGGACAGCCCACACTCCCCCTCCAAACCGTGGAAGTCTCCAGCGTGGCACTGGTTGG AGGGAAGAAAATGAACGGTTCTCTGGATCATCCCGATCAACCCGACGTCGACGCCATCAAGATGTTTGTGGGGCAGATTCCACGCTCCTGGTCCGAGGAGCAGCTTCGTGAGCTGTTTGAACCGTTTGGAGCCGTCTACGAGATCAACGTCCTCAGAGACCGGAGCCAGAATCCCCCGCAGAGcaaag GTTGCTGTTTTATAACATACTACACTCGTAAGTCCGCCCTGGAAGCACAGAACGCTCTGCACAACATGAAGATTCTGCCCGGG ATGCACCACCCGGTCCAGATGAAGCCTGCggacagtgagaaaaacaatG CGGTGGAGGACAGGAAGCTGTTTGTCGGTATGATCTCAAAGAAGTGTAACGAGAACGACATCCGACTCATGTTCTCACCGTACGGACAGATCGAGGAGTGTCGGATACTCCGGGGCCCGGACGGACTCAGTCGTG GTTGTGCATTTGTGACGTTCACAGCTCGACAGATGGCACAGTCGGCCATCAAGTCCCTGCACCAGTCTCAAACCATGGAG ggctGTTCGTCGCCCGTCGTGGTGAAGTTTGCAGACACTCAGAAGGACAAGGAGCAGAAGCGCATGGCCCAACAGCTGCAGCAACAGATCCAGCAACTCAGTGCTGCCTCCATGTGGGGGAATCTCACCGGACTCAACAGCCTGGGACCACAGTACctggct CTGTACttacagctgctgcagcagtcgACCTCCACAGGGAATGCACTCAACAACCTGCACCCTGtttcag gtCTTAATGCCATCCAGAACCTGGCTGCTCTGGCTGCTGCAGCGACTGCCTCACAGGCCACGCCCACTGGCTCCAGCGCCATGACAACATCCAGTAGTCCACTTAGTGCACTCACAAGCTCAG GCTCCTCCCCCACCTCCAGCAGTAACTCTTCAGTCAACCCGATATCTTCTCTGGGTGCTCTGCAGTCTTtggctgctggtgctggagcTGGACTCAACATGAGCTCCCTGGCAG GCATGGCAGCGTTAAATGGCAGCCTTGGTTCTGGAGGTCTGTCTAACTGCTCAGGAAACACCATGGAGGCTCTGAGCCAGGCGTACTCAGGCATCCAGCAgtacgctgctgctgccgccatcCCCAGTCTGTACAGCCAGAGTCTGCTGCCTCAGCAGAGCGTGTCCGCCGCGGGCAGCCAGAAAGAAG CGAGCAACAGTCACAGCACCG GTCCAGAAGGAGCCAACCTGTTCATTTACCACCTGCCGCAGGAGTTTGGAGACCAGGACCTGCTGCAGATGTTCATGCCCTTTGGAAACGTGGTCTCTGCTAAAGTCTTCattgacaaacagacaaacctcAGCAAGTGCTTTG
- the celf1 gene encoding CUGBP Elav-like family member 1 isoform X2 yields MDSLDPETLYVSPEHTGQPTLPLQTVEVSSVALVGGKKMNGSLDHPDQPDVDAIKMFVGQIPRSWSEEQLRELFEPFGAVYEINVLRDRSQNPPQSKGCCFITYYTRKSALEAQNALHNMKILPGMHHPVQMKPADSEKNNAVEDRKLFVGMISKKCNENDIRLMFSPYGQIEECRILRGPDGLSRGCAFVTFTARQMAQSAIKSLHQSQTMEGCSSPVVVKFADTQKDKEQKRMAQQLQQQIQQLSAASMWGNLTGLNSLGPQYLALYLQLLQQSTSTGNALNNLHPVSGLNAIQNLAALAAAATASQATPTGSSAMTTSSSPLSALTSSGSSPTSSSNSSVNPISSLGALQSLAAGAGAGLNMSSLAGMAALNGSLGSGGLSNCSGNTMEALSQAYSGIQQYAAAAAIPSLYSQSLLPQQSVSAAGSQKEGPEGANLFIYHLPQEFGDQDLLQMFMPFGNVVSAKVFIDKQTNLSKCFGFVSYDNPVSSQAAIQSMNGFQIGMKRLKVQLKRSKNDSKPY; encoded by the exons ATGGATAGCCTGGACCCTGAAACCCTCTATGTGTCTCCAGAGCACACTGGACAGCCCACACTCCCCCTCCAAACCGTGGAAGTCTCCAGCGTGGCACTGGTTGG AGGGAAGAAAATGAACGGTTCTCTGGATCATCCCGATCAACCCGACGTCGACGCCATCAAGATGTTTGTGGGGCAGATTCCACGCTCCTGGTCCGAGGAGCAGCTTCGTGAGCTGTTTGAACCGTTTGGAGCCGTCTACGAGATCAACGTCCTCAGAGACCGGAGCCAGAATCCCCCGCAGAGcaaag GTTGCTGTTTTATAACATACTACACTCGTAAGTCCGCCCTGGAAGCACAGAACGCTCTGCACAACATGAAGATTCTGCCCGGG ATGCACCACCCGGTCCAGATGAAGCCTGCggacagtgagaaaaacaatG CGGTGGAGGACAGGAAGCTGTTTGTCGGTATGATCTCAAAGAAGTGTAACGAGAACGACATCCGACTCATGTTCTCACCGTACGGACAGATCGAGGAGTGTCGGATACTCCGGGGCCCGGACGGACTCAGTCGTG GTTGTGCATTTGTGACGTTCACAGCTCGACAGATGGCACAGTCGGCCATCAAGTCCCTGCACCAGTCTCAAACCATGGAG ggctGTTCGTCGCCCGTCGTGGTGAAGTTTGCAGACACTCAGAAGGACAAGGAGCAGAAGCGCATGGCCCAACAGCTGCAGCAACAGATCCAGCAACTCAGTGCTGCCTCCATGTGGGGGAATCTCACCGGACTCAACAGCCTGGGACCACAGTACctggct CTGTACttacagctgctgcagcagtcgACCTCCACAGGGAATGCACTCAACAACCTGCACCCTGtttcag gtCTTAATGCCATCCAGAACCTGGCTGCTCTGGCTGCTGCAGCGACTGCCTCACAGGCCACGCCCACTGGCTCCAGCGCCATGACAACATCCAGTAGTCCACTTAGTGCACTCACAAGCTCAG GCTCCTCCCCCACCTCCAGCAGTAACTCTTCAGTCAACCCGATATCTTCTCTGGGTGCTCTGCAGTCTTtggctgctggtgctggagcTGGACTCAACATGAGCTCCCTGGCAG GCATGGCAGCGTTAAATGGCAGCCTTGGTTCTGGAGGTCTGTCTAACTGCTCAGGAAACACCATGGAGGCTCTGAGCCAGGCGTACTCAGGCATCCAGCAgtacgctgctgctgccgccatcCCCAGTCTGTACAGCCAGAGTCTGCTGCCTCAGCAGAGCGTGTCCGCCGCGGGCAGCCAGAAAGAAG GTCCAGAAGGAGCCAACCTGTTCATTTACCACCTGCCGCAGGAGTTTGGAGACCAGGACCTGCTGCAGATGTTCATGCCCTTTGGAAACGTGGTCTCTGCTAAAGTCTTCattgacaaacagacaaacctcAGCAAGTGCTTTG
- the celf1 gene encoding CUGBP Elav-like family member 1 isoform X3 produces MASFKLDFLPEMLVDHCSLNSSPVGKKMNGSLDHPDQPDVDAIKMFVGQIPRSWSEEQLRELFEPFGAVYEINVLRDRSQNPPQSKGCCFITYYTRKSALEAQNALHNMKILPGMHHPVQMKPADSEKNNAVEDRKLFVGMISKKCNENDIRLMFSPYGQIEECRILRGPDGLSRGCAFVTFTARQMAQSAIKSLHQSQTMEGCSSPVVVKFADTQKDKEQKRMAQQLQQQIQQLSAASMWGNLTGLNSLGPQYLALYLQLLQQSTSTGNALNNLHPVSGLNAIQNLAALAAAATASQATPTGSSAMTTSSSPLSALTSSGSSPTSSSNSSVNPISSLGALQSLAAGAGAGLNMSSLAGMAALNGSLGSGGLSNCSGNTMEALSQAYSGIQQYAAAAAIPSLYSQSLLPQQSVSAAGSQKEASNSHSTGPEGANLFIYHLPQEFGDQDLLQMFMPFGNVVSAKVFIDKQTNLSKCFGFVSYDNPVSSQAAIQSMNGFQIGMKRLKVQLKRSKNDSKPY; encoded by the exons ATGGCGTCTTTTAAGCTGGATTTTCTCCCTGAGATGCTGGTGGATCATTGCTCTTTGAACTCCAGTCCTGT AGGGAAGAAAATGAACGGTTCTCTGGATCATCCCGATCAACCCGACGTCGACGCCATCAAGATGTTTGTGGGGCAGATTCCACGCTCCTGGTCCGAGGAGCAGCTTCGTGAGCTGTTTGAACCGTTTGGAGCCGTCTACGAGATCAACGTCCTCAGAGACCGGAGCCAGAATCCCCCGCAGAGcaaag GTTGCTGTTTTATAACATACTACACTCGTAAGTCCGCCCTGGAAGCACAGAACGCTCTGCACAACATGAAGATTCTGCCCGGG ATGCACCACCCGGTCCAGATGAAGCCTGCggacagtgagaaaaacaatG CGGTGGAGGACAGGAAGCTGTTTGTCGGTATGATCTCAAAGAAGTGTAACGAGAACGACATCCGACTCATGTTCTCACCGTACGGACAGATCGAGGAGTGTCGGATACTCCGGGGCCCGGACGGACTCAGTCGTG GTTGTGCATTTGTGACGTTCACAGCTCGACAGATGGCACAGTCGGCCATCAAGTCCCTGCACCAGTCTCAAACCATGGAG ggctGTTCGTCGCCCGTCGTGGTGAAGTTTGCAGACACTCAGAAGGACAAGGAGCAGAAGCGCATGGCCCAACAGCTGCAGCAACAGATCCAGCAACTCAGTGCTGCCTCCATGTGGGGGAATCTCACCGGACTCAACAGCCTGGGACCACAGTACctggct CTGTACttacagctgctgcagcagtcgACCTCCACAGGGAATGCACTCAACAACCTGCACCCTGtttcag gtCTTAATGCCATCCAGAACCTGGCTGCTCTGGCTGCTGCAGCGACTGCCTCACAGGCCACGCCCACTGGCTCCAGCGCCATGACAACATCCAGTAGTCCACTTAGTGCACTCACAAGCTCAG GCTCCTCCCCCACCTCCAGCAGTAACTCTTCAGTCAACCCGATATCTTCTCTGGGTGCTCTGCAGTCTTtggctgctggtgctggagcTGGACTCAACATGAGCTCCCTGGCAG GCATGGCAGCGTTAAATGGCAGCCTTGGTTCTGGAGGTCTGTCTAACTGCTCAGGAAACACCATGGAGGCTCTGAGCCAGGCGTACTCAGGCATCCAGCAgtacgctgctgctgccgccatcCCCAGTCTGTACAGCCAGAGTCTGCTGCCTCAGCAGAGCGTGTCCGCCGCGGGCAGCCAGAAAGAAG CGAGCAACAGTCACAGCACCG GTCCAGAAGGAGCCAACCTGTTCATTTACCACCTGCCGCAGGAGTTTGGAGACCAGGACCTGCTGCAGATGTTCATGCCCTTTGGAAACGTGGTCTCTGCTAAAGTCTTCattgacaaacagacaaacctcAGCAAGTGCTTTG
- the celf1 gene encoding CUGBP Elav-like family member 1 isoform X4, producing the protein MASFKLDFLPEMLVDHCSLNSSPVGKKMNGSLDHPDQPDVDAIKMFVGQIPRSWSEEQLRELFEPFGAVYEINVLRDRSQNPPQSKGCCFITYYTRKSALEAQNALHNMKILPGMHHPVQMKPADSEKNNAVEDRKLFVGMISKKCNENDIRLMFSPYGQIEECRILRGPDGLSRGCAFVTFTARQMAQSAIKSLHQSQTMEGCSSPVVVKFADTQKDKEQKRMAQQLQQQIQQLSAASMWGNLTGLNSLGPQYLALYLQLLQQSTSTGNALNNLHPVSGLNAIQNLAALAAAATASQATPTGSSAMTTSSSPLSALTSSGSSPTSSSNSSVNPISSLGALQSLAAGAGAGLNMSSLAGMAALNGSLGSGGLSNCSGNTMEALSQAYSGIQQYAAAAAIPSLYSQSLLPQQSVSAAGSQKEGPEGANLFIYHLPQEFGDQDLLQMFMPFGNVVSAKVFIDKQTNLSKCFGFVSYDNPVSSQAAIQSMNGFQIGMKRLKVQLKRSKNDSKPY; encoded by the exons ATGGCGTCTTTTAAGCTGGATTTTCTCCCTGAGATGCTGGTGGATCATTGCTCTTTGAACTCCAGTCCTGT AGGGAAGAAAATGAACGGTTCTCTGGATCATCCCGATCAACCCGACGTCGACGCCATCAAGATGTTTGTGGGGCAGATTCCACGCTCCTGGTCCGAGGAGCAGCTTCGTGAGCTGTTTGAACCGTTTGGAGCCGTCTACGAGATCAACGTCCTCAGAGACCGGAGCCAGAATCCCCCGCAGAGcaaag GTTGCTGTTTTATAACATACTACACTCGTAAGTCCGCCCTGGAAGCACAGAACGCTCTGCACAACATGAAGATTCTGCCCGGG ATGCACCACCCGGTCCAGATGAAGCCTGCggacagtgagaaaaacaatG CGGTGGAGGACAGGAAGCTGTTTGTCGGTATGATCTCAAAGAAGTGTAACGAGAACGACATCCGACTCATGTTCTCACCGTACGGACAGATCGAGGAGTGTCGGATACTCCGGGGCCCGGACGGACTCAGTCGTG GTTGTGCATTTGTGACGTTCACAGCTCGACAGATGGCACAGTCGGCCATCAAGTCCCTGCACCAGTCTCAAACCATGGAG ggctGTTCGTCGCCCGTCGTGGTGAAGTTTGCAGACACTCAGAAGGACAAGGAGCAGAAGCGCATGGCCCAACAGCTGCAGCAACAGATCCAGCAACTCAGTGCTGCCTCCATGTGGGGGAATCTCACCGGACTCAACAGCCTGGGACCACAGTACctggct CTGTACttacagctgctgcagcagtcgACCTCCACAGGGAATGCACTCAACAACCTGCACCCTGtttcag gtCTTAATGCCATCCAGAACCTGGCTGCTCTGGCTGCTGCAGCGACTGCCTCACAGGCCACGCCCACTGGCTCCAGCGCCATGACAACATCCAGTAGTCCACTTAGTGCACTCACAAGCTCAG GCTCCTCCCCCACCTCCAGCAGTAACTCTTCAGTCAACCCGATATCTTCTCTGGGTGCTCTGCAGTCTTtggctgctggtgctggagcTGGACTCAACATGAGCTCCCTGGCAG GCATGGCAGCGTTAAATGGCAGCCTTGGTTCTGGAGGTCTGTCTAACTGCTCAGGAAACACCATGGAGGCTCTGAGCCAGGCGTACTCAGGCATCCAGCAgtacgctgctgctgccgccatcCCCAGTCTGTACAGCCAGAGTCTGCTGCCTCAGCAGAGCGTGTCCGCCGCGGGCAGCCAGAAAGAAG GTCCAGAAGGAGCCAACCTGTTCATTTACCACCTGCCGCAGGAGTTTGGAGACCAGGACCTGCTGCAGATGTTCATGCCCTTTGGAAACGTGGTCTCTGCTAAAGTCTTCattgacaaacagacaaacctcAGCAAGTGCTTTG
- the celf1 gene encoding CUGBP Elav-like family member 1 isoform X5: MNGSLDHPDQPDVDAIKMFVGQIPRSWSEEQLRELFEPFGAVYEINVLRDRSQNPPQSKGCCFITYYTRKSALEAQNALHNMKILPGMHHPVQMKPADSEKNNAVEDRKLFVGMISKKCNENDIRLMFSPYGQIEECRILRGPDGLSRGCAFVTFTARQMAQSAIKSLHQSQTMEGCSSPVVVKFADTQKDKEQKRMAQQLQQQIQQLSAASMWGNLTGLNSLGPQYLALYLQLLQQSTSTGNALNNLHPVSGLNAIQNLAALAAAATASQATPTGSSAMTTSSSPLSALTSSGSSPTSSSNSSVNPISSLGALQSLAAGAGAGLNMSSLAGMAALNGSLGSGGLSNCSGNTMEALSQAYSGIQQYAAAAAIPSLYSQSLLPQQSVSAAGSQKEASNSHSTGPEGANLFIYHLPQEFGDQDLLQMFMPFGNVVSAKVFIDKQTNLSKCFGFVSYDNPVSSQAAIQSMNGFQIGMKRLKVQLKRSKNDSKPY, translated from the exons ATGAACGGTTCTCTGGATCATCCCGATCAACCCGACGTCGACGCCATCAAGATGTTTGTGGGGCAGATTCCACGCTCCTGGTCCGAGGAGCAGCTTCGTGAGCTGTTTGAACCGTTTGGAGCCGTCTACGAGATCAACGTCCTCAGAGACCGGAGCCAGAATCCCCCGCAGAGcaaag GTTGCTGTTTTATAACATACTACACTCGTAAGTCCGCCCTGGAAGCACAGAACGCTCTGCACAACATGAAGATTCTGCCCGGG ATGCACCACCCGGTCCAGATGAAGCCTGCggacagtgagaaaaacaatG CGGTGGAGGACAGGAAGCTGTTTGTCGGTATGATCTCAAAGAAGTGTAACGAGAACGACATCCGACTCATGTTCTCACCGTACGGACAGATCGAGGAGTGTCGGATACTCCGGGGCCCGGACGGACTCAGTCGTG GTTGTGCATTTGTGACGTTCACAGCTCGACAGATGGCACAGTCGGCCATCAAGTCCCTGCACCAGTCTCAAACCATGGAG ggctGTTCGTCGCCCGTCGTGGTGAAGTTTGCAGACACTCAGAAGGACAAGGAGCAGAAGCGCATGGCCCAACAGCTGCAGCAACAGATCCAGCAACTCAGTGCTGCCTCCATGTGGGGGAATCTCACCGGACTCAACAGCCTGGGACCACAGTACctggct CTGTACttacagctgctgcagcagtcgACCTCCACAGGGAATGCACTCAACAACCTGCACCCTGtttcag gtCTTAATGCCATCCAGAACCTGGCTGCTCTGGCTGCTGCAGCGACTGCCTCACAGGCCACGCCCACTGGCTCCAGCGCCATGACAACATCCAGTAGTCCACTTAGTGCACTCACAAGCTCAG GCTCCTCCCCCACCTCCAGCAGTAACTCTTCAGTCAACCCGATATCTTCTCTGGGTGCTCTGCAGTCTTtggctgctggtgctggagcTGGACTCAACATGAGCTCCCTGGCAG GCATGGCAGCGTTAAATGGCAGCCTTGGTTCTGGAGGTCTGTCTAACTGCTCAGGAAACACCATGGAGGCTCTGAGCCAGGCGTACTCAGGCATCCAGCAgtacgctgctgctgccgccatcCCCAGTCTGTACAGCCAGAGTCTGCTGCCTCAGCAGAGCGTGTCCGCCGCGGGCAGCCAGAAAGAAG CGAGCAACAGTCACAGCACCG GTCCAGAAGGAGCCAACCTGTTCATTTACCACCTGCCGCAGGAGTTTGGAGACCAGGACCTGCTGCAGATGTTCATGCCCTTTGGAAACGTGGTCTCTGCTAAAGTCTTCattgacaaacagacaaacctcAGCAAGTGCTTTG